From the genome of Cryptococcus tetragattii IND107 chromosome 8, whole genome shotgun sequence, one region includes:
- a CDS encoding exocyst complex component EXO84, producing the protein MASLRRPSTAIPRGPAAVQFDRGTRPPLPSDNKQNRMSKVGEKIKKRLSMRYGGNESFSVAPPLPGAPNFLMADPYGGLDVETPGEDLAASPFGRYGPSDLKESSIQPFQPLDTQEQLADESIRRRGAADATIEEEWNLEELSNEKMDIQAYAKKVLTGADEEEKRRFVAALMREKQSNKKELQRTVFKHYAEFVAISKEISTLENDMLELKELLGQWKDLPQLMGMEDTLAPTLDRNGNLERRRTQRNSVFDLQNLYRNQLTQLWSIVEGSQKYLPVVPGRHLVFELHNVVELNPATYKPKQNVSIFLLNDVLLIAGKRRNKGSSSPGVGSEKDRDRGRMVAERCWNLIELGIVDVKDGGELVNVVKVHRGKEHCVYKAQKSDDKRALINAFRQISREVNEKKRKDSEKEQERRKTMWLGDKNGNGASNPGHPLSTIGLSMADSKDLRWIDEYGDELTMAIAIRDWEGSVKLVEKGQALSKSIESDPSAHSLLVSRLEQLVPSLVSQISHDLSSPNLRKSSSARLISLLVRLDLADHARDTFLESRKELMLKRVRSIKCDGDVSIYINELAVVIFTIIRHTSDWYMNAFKENKMASGFVTWAKQQIETFADLFNRQVDAPNISQSTVDESLHVTATQNRKLLRDVGLDFTFLLSSLLRPSSSPSDHHHSVFTSLSPLPGKNLEAATYFGSFPVTEESGSAAGQSSSMRRERSGSSTKNSVVSLNSHSRPRLPSAGASSSGGESGRATLNIGETREPSPSLPPRSEKRGRAPPRSSMEGYL; encoded by the exons ATGGCCTCTTTGCGTCGACCATCGACAGCCATCCCTCGTGGACCGGCCGCAGTTCAATTTGACCGCGGAACTCGTCCACCCCTGCCTAGTGATAACAAACAGAATCGCATGTCAAAGGTCGGAgaaaagataaagaagCGTTTGAGTATGAG GTATGGCGGGAATGAGTCGTTTTCTGTGgctcctccacttcctgGAGCACCCAATTTTCTAATGGCTGATCCGTACGGGGGTCTCGACGTTGAAACACCCGGGGAAGATTTGGCCGCTTCCCCATTCGGGCGGTATGGCCCTTCAGATTTGAAGGAATCTAGCATCCAGCCGTTCCAACCTCTTGATACTCAGGAGCAACTTGCAGATGAAAGCATTCGACGCCGGGGGGCCGCAGATGCTACTatagaggaagagtggaaTTTAGAAGAGCTCAGTAACGAGAAAATGGACATTCAAGCCTACGCTAAAAAGGTTTTGACGGgtgcagatgaagaggaaaaacgAAGATTTGTGGCTGCTCTAATGAGAGAAAAGCAGTCTAACAAGAAAGAGTTACAGAGAACTGTTTTTAAACA CTATGCGGAATTCGTCGCGATATCTAAAGAAATATCTACCTTGGAGAACGACATGCTTGAACTCAAAGAATTATTAGGGCAGTGGAAGGATTTGCCCCAGTTgatgggaatggaagataCTTTAGCACCTACACTCGACCGCAATGGCAACT TGGAACGACGTCGCACACAACGCAACTCTGTCTTTGACCTTCAAAACCTCTATCGTAATCAGTTGACCCAACTGTGGTCGATCGTCGAGGGTTCCCAGAAGTATCTACCCGTGGTACCTGGCCGTCACCTTGTCTTCGAGCTTCATAATGTCGTCGAGCTCAATCCCGCTACTTACAAACCTAAACAAAATGTTAGCATCTTCCTGTTGAACGATGTGCTTTTGATAGCtggcaagagaagaaataagGGCAGCTCAAGCCCCGGTGTAGGGAGCGAGAAGGATAGGGATAGAGGCAGGATGGTTGCTGAGCGATGTTGGAATCTTATTGAACTGGGAATTGTCGATGTCAAGGACGGTGGTG AACTGGTCAACGTTGTCAAGGTTCACCGGGGAAAAGAACACTGTGTCTATAAAGCCCAGAAATCTGATGACAAAAGGGCACTTATTAATGCCTTCAGACAAATATCCCGAGAAGTCaacgaaaagaagaggaaggatagCGAGAAAGAGCAAGAGCGAAGAAAGACTATGTGGTTAGGCGAT aagaatgggaatggTGCTAGTAATCCTGGacatcctctttcaaccATTGGGCTCTCCATGGCAGACTCTAAGGATCTTCGGTGGATTGATGAGTACGGCGATGAGTTAACAATGGCCATTGCCATTAGAGATTGGGAAGGATCAGTGAAATTAGTCGAAAAAG GTCAAGCTCTCTCGAAGTCCATCGAATCTGACCCATCCGCCCATTCCCTTCTCGTATCTCGCCTCGAACAGTTAGTTCCTTCCCTCGTATCCCAGATCTCCCACGACCTTTCTTCTCCGAATCTTCGTAAATCTTCATCCGCTCGCCTTATATCACTTCTTGTTCGACTCGACCTCGCCGATCATGCCCGAGATACCTTTTTGGAGTCTAGAAAAGAGTTAATGCTTAAAAGGGTCCGAAGTATCAAGTGCGATGGCGATGTTAGCATCTACATCAATGAACTGGCCGTGGTGATCTTTACCATTATCAGGCATACCAGCGACTGGTACATGAACGCTTTCAAAGAAAACAAGATGGCGTCTG GCTTTGTGACGTGGGCGAAACAACAAATTGAAACGTTTGCGGATCTTTTCAACCGCCAGGTTGATGCACCCAACATCAGTCAATCAACTGTTGATGAATCCTTGCACGTTACAGCTACGCAGAATCGAAAG TTGCTACGAGATGTGGGACTCGATTtcactttccttctctcttcccttctgcGACCCTCATCCAGTCCTTCAGACCACCATCATTCCGTATTCACCTCTTTGTCCCCTTTACCAGGAAAGAATTTAGAAGCCGCCACATACTTTGGCTCTTTTCCTGTAACCGAGGAATCTGGCTCTGCAGCCGGTCAATCCAGTTCGATGCGGCGGGAGAGAAGCGGCAGCTCTACCAAAAATAGTGTTGTTTCTTTAAACTCCCATTCTCGACCAAGATTGCCAAGTGCGGGAGCTAGCAGtagtggaggagaaagcgGAAGGGCGACACTGAACATCGGAGAAACCAGAGAGCCATCACCAAGTCTCCCACCTCGAAGCGAAAAGCGAGGGAGGGCCCCGCCGAGGTCCTCTATGGAAGGGTATTTGTAG
- a CDS encoding mitochondrial 54S ribosomal protein mL60, translating into MFGAFKPTSFVSGGLLWKNPWRLSPTRKANQRKRLKRVDDVISMVAESGVTTRSLVKALALPTEAEMSPRDKYTTFSKRDPGYRKSQHKVPKWTRLTLRENPKGF; encoded by the exons ATGTTTGGAGCATTTAAACCTACATCCTTCGTTTCCGGAGGTCTTCTCTG GAAAAATCCCTGGCGTCTTTCTCCGACCCGGAAAGCTAACCAGCGCAAGCGCCTGAAGAGAGTCGATGATGTTATTTCCATGGTGGCTGAAAGCGGTGTGACGACACGTAGCCTGGTGAAGGCCTTGGCCTTGCCAACTGAAGCGGAAATGAGCCCAAGAG ACAAGTATACCACATTCTCAAAACGCGATCCCGGTTACAGAAAGAGTCAACATAAAGTGCCAAAGTGGACACGA TTGACGTTACGCGAGAACCCTAAGGGTTTCTAA
- a CDS encoding mitochondrial 37S ribosomal protein uS11m — MASIFRPALLISRAPRTASSPWTGAAGIVANFASSSRVRLDTTPSSFSRVNTTSASTTTFVREEMPEPLPSLVAEEEAERSVSAHQSPSTSNPNPDPIPNHQIPPQKTSPVPQPNSLRTSSSQSSTPSHIPQFTTSRQVARSPYAGLRWTPETVDFSYPISNSDLTPTHTLHIRSTRNNVLLTLTDGLGPLFGTVTGGTDRTFKNAQRSTYEAAAQAAIKMFERVAEWSRETKMNKKHEPKLRISYNGLFGSAREAVTTTLAGPQGSDIRRLIVRVEDRTKVKIGGVRARKPRRL; from the coding sequence ATGGCCTCCATATTCCGCCCCgctctcctcatctcccgtGCTCCTCGCACAGCTTCGTCGCCATGGACAGGCGCAGCTGGCATAGTTGCCAATTTTGCATCCTCCTCGCGAGTCCGACTTGACACAActccctcatccttttcccgTGTCAACACCACTTCTGCTTCCACTACCACCTTTGTGAGGGAGGAAATGCCTGAGCCCCTTCCGTCTCTTGTagccgaagaggaagctgaaCGATCTGTGTCCGCTCATCAAAGCCCATCTACGTCAAACCCTAATCCTGATCCTATCCCCAACCACCAAATCCCTCCACAAAAGACTTCTCCCGTACCACAGCCCAATTCTTTAAGGACCTCCTCGTCTCAGtcatcaacaccatctcATATCCCCCAGTTCACGACTTCGCGCCAGGTTGCTCGATCACCTTACGCTGGTTTACGCTGGACACCAGAGACAGTCGACTTTTCATATCCCATATCAAACTCCGACCTTACTCCTACTCACACTCTTCACATCCGTTCCACCCGAAACAATGTCCTTCTCACCCTCACGGATGGCCTTGGTCCTTTATTCGGCACCGTGACTGGTGGTACAGATCGTACCTTCAAAAATGCCCAGCGATCGACTTATgaagctgctgctcaagCAGCTATCAAGATGTTTGAGCGGGTCGCTGAGTGGTCAAGGGAGACAAAAATGAACAAAAAGCATGAGCCTAAATTGAGAATCTCTTACAATGGGTTGTTCGGATCGGCGAGAGAAGCTGTCACTACGACTTTGGCAGGTCCGCAAGGATCAGACATTCGGCGATTGATCGTTCGGGTCGAAGACCGAACGAAGGTGAAGATTGGAGGCGtgagggcaaggaagccAAGAAGATTGTAA